In Macaca mulatta isolate MMU2019108-1 chromosome 16, T2T-MMU8v2.0, whole genome shotgun sequence, the sequence ttcagcctgggagttagatgtagcctaggcaacatagtaagacccatctctaaaaaaataaaaagaaagaaagaaaaaagaaaaagaaaaatataatgagagccatatatgtaatttaaaattttctagtaatctcatgtaaaaacttttaaaaaggtaaaattaatattttatttaactcagtatatgaaaatataattttcatgcCATCAATATGTAAATTACCAGTGAGATATTTTACTTTCTCTGTTTTCATAATAAGCCTTTGAAATCCAGGATGTATCTTACACTTATAGCCCATCTCAGTTCATTCTAAACATAAGAATGCAATAGTTACAGACTGCTGAAGATCAGTAAAGATGTTATCCATTTGCCCAGCTGCATCATCTGAGAGTGTTGCATGTTGAAGACATGATCTGTTACAACAAATAAGTCAAGTCACCTGTACTGGAAATCAGTTTGCTGAAATTATTGAATCAAGTTGAAGAAAAGGAGGTTCCAGCCTTGACAAGGGGATTGTGGCCCTTCCTGGAATCCCTCTGGACACACCCTCCCAGCAACTTCTAGGAAAGATGCAGCAGCTCAAAGGGAAGCCCAGGAAGGAGACATGGAAAGACAAGAAGGAGCAGAAGCAAGCCATGCAGGAGGCCCGGCAGCAGATCACCACGGTGGCACTGCCCACGCTGGCCACGGTTGTGCTCCTGATCGTGGTGTTTGTGTACATGGCCACACGCCCCACCATCAACAAGTGAGCACCGCGGCCATCCGCAGACCCGTTTGGCAAGGAGAGGAGGCACAGGAGGTGGAAGCAAATGAAACATGGCTTTCATATTCAGAGATGTTCATGCTGCTGAGCTATAAGCAGGAGCAcctgtcttctctgttttttttttttttcttcttcttcttttttgagacggagtctcgctctatcacccagactatcacccagtcttgctctatcacccaggagtgcaatggtacaatctcggctcactgcaacctctaccttctggattcaagcgattctcctgcctcaacctcctgagtagctgggattacaggcacgtgccaccacgcctagctgattttcgtatttttagtagaaatggagtttcaccatatgggtcaggctggtctcgaactcctgacctcgggatccacccacctcagcctcccaaagtgctgggatacaggcgtgagccaccgcaccgggccctTCTCTGGCCTTTGACTTGGTTAAAGTGTCTCCGTTTTTCTTGGGAGGGAATAGGGGATGTTTCATCAGTGAACGTGCCATGTACCTTATGGTCCACTCATGTGCCTTTCAGACTTCAAagcagtgtgtctgtgtgtgtgtgtgtctttttctcGCCTAAAAATTGATAAGTAGCTCCACCTGAAGAGGGGCGGAACTTCTGGGTCAGGAAGTAGCTGGAATCTGCACTTACCTCATCCCCATTGTTTGGATCATGCCTCTTTCCAACATGTGTTCACAATCTCCAAAGGGAATGTATTTCTTCTCTGTTGCTTAATGTGATTTGAAATATGTTGAAtcaaagtgaaatatttatttttgaataaaggaGATAATAGCGTTAAACAAATTCAATAGTTAGAGGCTACCATATTGAATAGTGCAGAGctcttaggttggtgcaaaagtaattgcgatttttgccattacttttaatataaCAATGTTTTCAAACTTAACTTTGCATCAGAATTGCTTGGAGGGCTGTTAAAATAAAGATTGCTGGGACCCATCCCCAGAGTTTCTGGTTTTGGCAGGGTGCAAGAACTTCcgtttctaacaagttcctaggTGGTGATGACGCTGTTGGTTGAAGGACCACACCTTGAGAACCACTTATCTAGAAGCTGGAGCAGTAAGAAAAAGTAGAGAAGCAATTAGGAGCCAGGGATATGTAAAAGAAAGtggtttgaaaaaacaaaaagaaaagaaagccaggcgcagtggctcacgcctgtaatcccagcactttgggaggccgaggcggatggatcatttgaggtcaggagtttgagaccagcctggccaacatggtgaaaaccctgtctctactaaaaatacaaaaattagatgggtgtggtggtgcatgcctgtaatcccagtaccttggaaggccaaggtgggaggatcacttgagcccaggagtttgagaccaaactgggcaacacagggaaaccctatctctacaaaaaaaaaaaacttaaaaatcaacaAAGCATGGTGGTGACTAGTCCCAGTTACTTcaaaggttgaggtgggagaatcgcttgaccccagaaGGTCGAGACtccagtgagccgtgatcacaccactgcactccagctaggtgacagagcaagaccctgtaaaaaaaaacaaaaaaacaaaaaaactaaacaatgagataccactacacgtctattagaatggctagaccaggcatggcagctcacgcctataatcccagcactatgggaggccgaggtgggcagatcacctgaggtcaggagtttgaaactaccctggccaacatggtgaaactctgtctcttattaaaaatacaaaaaaaattagttgggcgtggtgatatgcgcctgtaatcccagctactcaggaggttgaggcaggagaatcgcttgaacccaggaggtggaggttgcagtgagctgagatcgtgccactgcactacagccagggcaacacagagattccatctcaaaaaaaaaagaatggctaaaatccaaaatactGACAATTCcaaatactggcaaggatgtggaacaacaggaaGTGTCATtgattgctggtaggaatgcaaaatagtatagccactttggaagataatttggcagtttcttacaaaattaaatatacccttaccatatgatccagcaattgtgctcttgggtatttacccaaatgagttgtaAACTATATCCACCCAAAAACTTGCACACTggtgtttatagcagttttagtcataattgccaaaactcaaagatgtccttcagtaggtgagtagataaaactgtggtacatccaatgaagtattattcagtgctaaaaagaaatgagctatcaagccatgaaaatacatggaggaaccctaaatgcatattgctaagtgaaagaagccaatatgAAAAGTCTACATATGGTATGATTCCAATTCTATGACATTCtgtgaaaggcaaaactatggagaagtaaaaaaaaaaaaaaaaaaattcagtggttgccaggggttcaggggagggaggaatgaatagGCGGAGCATAGAGGATTTTTAGggtagtgaaactattctgtatgataccaAAATGGCGGATACATGTTGCTATATACTTTTCCAAACCCACAGAAAGTACACCACCAAGAGTGgatcctaatgtaaactatggacctTGATTGATAATGATACGTCAGTGTAGGTTCATTGATGATAACATATGTACCATTCTAGTGCAGGATGTTGATACTGGGGAAGGATGCATCTGTGAAGGGGCAGGAAATCTGTATATGGGACCTCTCTGTACTTCCTTCTCAGTTTTGCCGTGAATCTAAAActactctgaaaaataaagtcttttttgggctgggcgcagtggctcacacttgtaatcccagaacttagggaggccaacacaggaagatcacgtgaggtcagaagttcgagaccagcttgactaacacgg encodes:
- the LOC144336108 gene encoding single-pass membrane and coiled-coil domain-containing protein 4, with the protein product MQQLKGKPRKETWKDKKEQKQAMQEARQQITTVALPTLATVVLLIVVFVYMATRPTINK